Part of the Bombyx mori chromosome 19, ASM3026992v2 genome is shown below.
aattgaCGTGTTAATAGTACTACATGTATAAAAATTTGAAagtctttttttgtaatttcagaAGTCTATCATCAAAAGTCAGATCTGGTTACAAAATGGTTCGGTATTTTGAAAACCCTTACGAAGACTACGAATGTGGTGCGGTTGCTATCTATATAGACACTATTTGTggacaaataaatgaatatttagaaaatattacTAAGCGCTTACCAGCTACACGATCTAAAGTCGACGGTGGTCTTTATGTCGGCGTTACGGGAGTTTCTTTCATGTTTTACCATTTGGCCAAAAATCTGCGCCTGTCAGAAAATAAATCAGCTTATCTTGCAAAAGCACTGGAATATTTATCACCGGCCCTAGAAGTGTCTGCAGGAGATAAAACCTCCTTCTTACTGGGGGATGCTGGCACGTACGCTTTAAGCACAGTTTTGTACAAAGAAATGGGTGACGGCAGTTTTAAAGAAAGTTTGAAACAATATCAATCTTTGTTTAAGCTCTATCTCAACCCAAAATTTTTAAAGTGTGGAGGAGACGAGTTTTTCGTGGGTAGAGCTGGGTACCTTGCTGGAGCGCTCTGGCTAACCAGAGAACTGCAAACTCCAATATTATCGCCAGATGAATGGTTCCAGTTATGTAATGTGATTGTTGATTCTGGTCGAGAATATTCCTCTAAATTCAAAAGTCCTTGTCCGCTCATGTATCATTATTACAATACAGAGTATTTAGGAGCTGCACACGGACTCTCTTTTATATTACAAATGCTGTTAACTGTACCTGGGTATATATCGCACAACAAGTCAGCCGCACACGATATCAAAACAACTATAGACTATATGGTATTCTTACAAACTGATGAAGGAAACTGGCCGGCTTGTATGGAAGAGAGAACCATGAAGGAGCACAAATTAGTACACTGGTGCCATGGAGCGCCTGGAGTAGTATACCTCATGGCAAAGGCTTATTTAGTATACCAAGAGCAGAAATATCTTGAAGCTTGTATTAAAGCAGCTGAATTAATCTGGAAGAAGGGCTTGCTCTTTAAAGGACCTGGTATCTGCCATGGTGTGTCCGGTAATGGTTATGTTTTCCTTCTGTTGTATCGACTTACTGACgaggaaaaatatttatatcggGCAAAGATGTTTGCCGAGTTCCTGAACACAGAAGCTTTTAACAGAGATGCCAAACTGCCTGATAATCCTGAGAGTTTGTATGAGGGAGCAGCAGGTGCTGTTTGCTTTTTATCAGATCTACTTTACGTAGATAAGGCTGAATTCCCATTCCAAGATGTATTTACTTCTTATTAGTGTATACCGCTGAAGGATTttggttatttattaaaaaatatctgtCTCTTTTCTTTGCTTCTGAACAATTAtctaatttatactaatattataaagctgaagagtttgtttgtttgtacgcACTAACCTcgagaactactggtccgatttgaaaaattatttcagtgtcacatagctcatttattgaggtaGGCTAGggctataacatcacgctaagaccaataaaagcggagcaccaataaaggatGTTTCTAAACcggggtttttttcccttttgagagcttcacTGCGTGCGCTggagaaacggttaaagtttcgctaaaataatgtatgagagaattgttccccattaaaagatctaaaaaaaagtccgcaacagcatatgtctatatgttaaggtttgctcactttatcgtttttttttatgctaaccaaatttgttttaaaataaagcattatttgtgaagatgtttttataaagatgatattaatccttaaccaaataaatacgttattcattacaacattgaaactCTCAAATCACCTTCAAGATGGGTtttgacaattatagatttttctggatttctccaggatcccatcgTCAAATCTTTATGATTATAGGACCATTCcggaagtctaccctttcgaacaaaaaaaagaaaaaattatcagaatcggttcaagcattctcgagaaatcggtgaacacacattgataaaaaaggTGCCCCAATTGATAGACTCTTCTTTTGAAGTCtattaaaaagcgtgattttggtaccctaaatagcctttcacgcgaaaactactgaatggatttggatgaaactttacaataatcaaaatcaaaaaatcaaaatcatattCCATGTAGATAGATATTCTGAtgtcgtcgtggcgtaaaggataagacgtccggtgcattcgtatcttgcgatgcaccggtgttcgaatcccgcaggcgggtaccaatttttctaatgaaatacgtactcaacaaatgttcacgattgacttccacggtgatggaataacatcgtgtaataaaaatcaaccccgcaaaattataatttgcgtaattactggtggtaggatgacttgtgaggccgcacgggtaggtactaggtaccaaccacccttgctatttctgccgtgaagcagtaatgcgtttcggtttgaagggtggggcagccgttgtactatactgagacgttagaactcatatctcaaggtgggtggcggcattcaggttgtagatgtctatgggccccggtaaccacttagcatcaggtgggccgtgagctcatccacccagctaagccaaaaaaataaaatttatatatatatatatatttttacatgttAAACACCAGAATAGAAACCATATTTAGCCCAGTGAACTGTATCCGTCACAAGGTATGTGATATTCGCATTTCTGAAAACAATGAGTTACAAAATTGTATCCAAAGTTGCCCATTTTTCTCAACTTTTATTCTGAGTGTTTATAAACAACACCTCAATGATTATTGATAGCACTTGGTGTCCGTTATTGCTTCAGTGTTaataaagtagaaaaaaaagaggaaaatcaagttgaaaaattgtttatattttctaatgtaataattCATACAGACTACACATAAGCCTGACAAACACGCTTCGGTACAATTAACGAGCACTGC
Proteins encoded:
- the LOC101746341 gene encoding lanC-like protein 3; the encoded protein is MVRYFENPYEDYECGAVAIYIDTICGQINEYLENITKRLPATRSKVDGGLYVGVTGVSFMFYHLAKNLRLSENKSAYLAKALEYLSPALEVSAGDKTSFLLGDAGTYALSTVLYKEMGDGSFKESLKQYQSLFKLYLNPKFLKCGGDEFFVGRAGYLAGALWLTRELQTPILSPDEWFQLCNVIVDSGREYSSKFKSPCPLMYHYYNTEYLGAAHGLSFILQMLLTVPGYISHNKSAAHDIKTTIDYMVFLQTDEGNWPACMEERTMKEHKLVHWCHGAPGVVYLMAKAYLVYQEQKYLEACIKAAELIWKKGLLFKGPGICHGVSGNGYVFLLLYRLTDEEKYLYRAKMFAEFLNTEAFNRDAKLPDNPESLYEGAAGAVCFLSDLLYVDKAEFPFQDVFTSY